In Drosophila bipectinata strain 14024-0381.07 chromosome 2R, DbipHiC1v2, whole genome shotgun sequence, one genomic interval encodes:
- the Pkn gene encoding serine/threonine-protein kinase N isoform X4, with protein sequence MALTMNMVFLKDLRSRLRGYLHGEYIKHPVLYELSHKYGFTENLPESCMSIRLEEIKEAIRREIRKELKIKEGAEKLREVAKDRRSLSDVAVLVKKSKSKLAELKSELQELESQILLTSANTAVNSNGQEAITASVDPNGGLLVGGAVGGLGGGNNALEGGGPATANDKVLASLEKQLQIEMKVKTGAENMIQSLGIGCDKKLLAEAHQMLADSKAKIEFLRLRIIKVKQNREQADRMKATRQMLDEHGQTVAGNSSSQPQSLETTLEERIEELRHRLRIEAAVVDGAKNVIRTLQTANRAPDKKALQEAHGRLSESSRKLDLLRYSLDLRRQELPADSPAAQLLKTELQIVQQSTSPVPVTYTSLQSSHGGLLGGKPYQSVSSLGRCASVTGKLEVRLMGCQDLLEDVPGRSRRDKDNNSSPGDLRSFVKGVTSRSSSKSYSVKDETSIEIMAVIKLDNITVGQTSWKPCSQQAWDQRFSIDLDRSRELEIGVYWRDWRSLCAVKVLRLEEFIDDVRHGMALQLEPQGLLFAEVKFLNPMISQKPKLRRQRMIFNRQQAKNISRAKQMNINVATWGRLLKRNAPNHVHMSSGGTGAPPAGASPMAASFTRDSDSPISRTPSSDALVEPEPYTPGEQAQNLEFDPDAGINEHVETPGEYPDPSASGLSGMRPLSMHMQGISVLPPDSPPVTAAGAAGRPGTLNLQMPGATKGAAIQGGRTAAPTTAPPPPPVAVKPSTTTPVLDQELQDALHEFDFLTDLDSRPATLRRLLKDQQPMTLDPEALESLLLQQQLSEQQALQERQRQEQLRLQQFQEAQRQAILQMCEKHREPEELDQDHQLPPYTLTAPPPKPPLSLRMPSSSQSQSHSHSQCPTHNPQFQLQQPQPPSKLHPAQKSTESEPPSAVEQQLHRPVLTLPPVVLLGGRTEEERSVPPSPLVEYPEDDDEYLYRDSQSSRLHSSHSSSAGDRFCVEARISLVHITLEPINASRTTSCLIEEVAEPDLQPEVKAVAESQSPHKVSEAYVESILLETVEKLESEVPVQVQVNQVIPQLGKLYVGGGQQQQQQYVQSSPIIQEPPTPTIYGNNATSGVPQFPQPSQRQEKQPQQQQPIYANQYELNVAKAAAAASVYTPGSNANSQQQQQQQQQQRRSVARGLQYRESGGIEAGRAGKAPNAGMLSMDNFRLLSVLGRGHFGKVILSQLRTNNQYYAIKALKKGDIIARDEVESLLSEKRIFEVANAMRHPFLVNLYSCFQTDQHVCFVMEYAAGGDLMMHIHTDVFLEPRAVFYAACVVLGLQYLHENKIIYRDLKLDNLLLDTEGYVKIADFGLCKEGMGFGDRTGTFCGTPEFLAPEVLTETSYTRAVDWWGLGVLIFEMLVGESPFPGDDEEEVFDSIVNDEVRYPRFLSLEAIAVMRRLLRKNPERRLGSSERDAEDVKKQAFFRSIVWDDLLLRKVKPPFVPTINHLEDVSNFDEEFTSEKAQLTPPKEPRHLSEDEQVLFQDFSYTAEWC encoded by the exons GGCGAATACATAAAGCATCCTGTTCTGTACGAACTGAGTCACAAATATGGTTTCACAGAGAATCTGCCCGAGAGCTGTATGTCCATACGGCTGGAGGAGATCAAGGAGGCCATACGCCGCGAGATTCGCAAGGAGCTGAAGATCAAGGAGGGCGCCGAGAAGCTGCGCGAGGTGGCCAAGGACCGGCGCTCCCTCAGCGATGTGGCCGTTCTTGTCAAGAAGAGCAAAAGCAAGCTGGCCGAGCTGAAGTCCGAGTTGCAGGAGCTGGAGAGCCAAATCCTACTGACATCGGCCAACACTGCGGTGAACAGCAATGGCCAAG AAGCTATTACTGCCAGCGTTGATCCCAATGGAGGCCTCTTGGTTGGCGGCGCAGTTGGTGGACTGGGCGGCGGAAACAACGCACTGGAGGGCGGTGGCCCGGCCACTGCCAACGACAAAGTTCTGGCCTCGCTGGAGAAGCAGCTGCAGATCGAGATGAAGGTCAAGACCGGGGCGGAGAACATGATCCAGTCGCTGGGAATCGGATGCGACAAGAAGCTCCTGGCCGAGGCCCACCAGATGCTGGCCGATTCGAAGGCCAAAATCGAGTTCCTGCGACTGCGCATCATCAAGGTGAAACAGAACCGCGAACAGGCCGATCGCATGAAGGCCACGCGCCAAATGCTGGACGAACATGGCCAGACGGTGGCCGGCAATAGCAGTAGCCAGCCGCAGAGTCTGGAGACGACGCTGGAGGAGCGAATTGAGGAGCTGCGGCATCGGTTACGGATCGAGGCAGCCGTCGTGGATGGAGCCAAGAATGTGATCCGAACGCTTCAGACGGCCAACCGGGCTCCAGACAAGAAGGCGCTACAGGAG GCCCATGGACGCTTGTCGGAGTCTTCGCGAAAACTGGATCTCTTGCGCTACTCGCTGGACCTTCGCCGCCAGGAGCTGCCCGCCGACTCTCCCGCCGCCCAATTGCTGAAAACGGAGCTGCAGATCGTCCAGCAATCCACGTCCCCGGTCCCCGTCACCTACACCTCCCTGCAATCGAGTCACGGCGGTCTGCTGGGCGGCAAGCCCTACCAGTCGGTCTCGTCGCTGGGCAGGTGCGCCAGTGTCACCGGCAAGCTGGAGGTGCGTCTCATGGGCTGCCAGGATCTGCTGGAAGATGTGCCCGGACGATCGAGGAGGGACAAGGACAACAACTCCAGTCCGGGGGATCTGCGAAGCTTCGTCAAGGGCGTGACATCGCGCAGCAGTTCGAAGAGCTATTCGGTGAAGGACGAGACCTCCATCGAGATCATGGCGGTCATTAAGCTGGACAACATCACCGTGGGCCAAACATCCTGGAAGCCGTGCTCGCAGCAGGCCTGGGACCAGCGCTTCTCCATCGACCTAGACCGCTCCCGGGAACTGGAGATTGGAGTCTACTGGCGCGACTGGCGCTCCCTGTGTGCCGTGAAGGTTCTGCGCCTGGAGGAGTTCATCGACGATGTCCGTCATGGCATGGCGTTGCAACTGGAGCCGCAGGGTCTACTCTTCGCCGAGGTAAAATTCCTGAACCCGATGATATCGCAGAAGCCGAAGCTGCGGCGCCAGCGCATGATCTTCAATAGGCAGCAGGCGAAGAACATCTCCCGGGCCAAGCAGATGAACATCAATGTGGCCACCTGGGGCCGTCTGCTGAAGCGCAACGCCCCCAACCATGTACACATGAGTTCTGGGGGAACAGGAGCTCCCCCAGCCGGTGCCTCCCCCATGGCGGCCAGCTTCACCCGGGACTCGGACTCGCCGATCTCAAGGACACCGTCGTCGGATGCACTGGTCGAACCGGAGCCATATACGCCCGGCGAGCAGGCCCAGAATCTGGAATTCGATCCGGATGCTGGCATCAACGAGCACGTGGAAACTCCTGGCGAATACCCGGATCCCTCGGCCAGCGGCCTGAGTGGCATGCGTCCCCTGTCCATGCACATGCAGGGCATCAGCGTCCTCCCACCGGATTCACCGCCAGTTACCGCGGCGGGCGCTGCCGGCAGACCCGGAACGCTCAACCTACAGATGCCGGGTGCCACTAAAGGAGCGGCTATCCAGGGCGGACGCACTGCAGCCCCCACAACGGCCCCACCGCCACCACCCGTGGCGGTGAAGCCCTCCACCACGACGCCAGTGCTGGACCAGGAG CTGCAGGATGCCCTGCACGAATTTGATTTCCTCACCGACTTGGATTCGCGTCCCGCCACATTGCGTCGCCTGCTGAAGGATCAGCAGCCCATGACGCTGGATCCAGAGGCGCTGGAGAGCCTACTGTTGCAGCAACAGCTATCGGAGCAACAGGCCCTGCAGGAGCGCCAGCGGCAGGAGCAGCTGCGCCTGCAGCAGTTCCAGGAGGCCCAGCGCCAGGCGATCCTGCAGATGTGCGAGAAACATAGAGAGCCGGAGGAGCTAGATCAGGATCACCAGTTGCCGCCATACACCCTCACCGCTCCGCCACCAAAGCCGCCCCTTTCGCTACGCATGCCAAGCtcaagccaaagccaaagccatagccatagccaaTGCCCAACCCACAACCCACAATTTCAGTTGCAGCAGCCCCAGCCACCGAGCAAGCTACATCCCGCCCAGAAATCCACGGAATCCGAACCGCCATCGGCTGTGGAACAGCAGCTGCACCGACCGGTTCTCACCCTGCCACCCGTGGTCCTACTGGGCGGCAGAACGGAGGAGGAACGATCGGTGCCGCCGTCACCGCTGGTGGAATATCCCGAGGACGATGACGAGTATCTGTACAGGGATAGCCAGAGCAGCCGGCTGCATTCCAGTCACAGCTCCAGCGCCGGCGATCGTTTCTGTGTGGAG GCCCGCATTAGTCTTGTACATATCACCCTTGAACCGATCAATGCCAGCCGGACGACCAGTTGCCTGATAGAAGAGGTGGCCGAGCCGGATCTGCAGCCGGAGGTCAAGGCCGTGGCGGAGTCGCAGTCGCCACATAAAGTATCCGAGGCTTATGTTGAGAGCATTCTGCTCGAAACGGTTGAGAAGTTAGAATCAGAAGTCCCAGTCCAAGTCCAAGTGAATCAG GTAATACCGCAGCTGGGCAAGCTCTATGTAGGCGGcggccagcaacagcagcagcagtatgTGCAGTCCTCGCCCATCATCCAGGAGCCACCCACTCCGACCATTTATGGGAATAATGCCACTTCAGGTGTGCCCCAATTCCCACAGCCCTCACAGAGGCAGGAGAAGcaaccacagcagcagcaacccaTCTATGCCAATCAGTACGAGTTGAATGTGGCCAAGGCGGCGGCAGCCGCTTCCGTTTACACCCCCGGCTCCAATGCCAACagtcagcaacagcaacagcagcaacaacagcagcgcCGTAGTGTTGCCCGTGGCCTGCAGTATCGCGAATCCGGCGGAATCGAGGCCGGACGCGCCGGTAAGGCTCCCAATGCCGGCATGCTGTCGATGGACAACTTCCGCCTGCTGAGTGTTTTGGGTCGTGGCCACTTCGGCAAGGTTATACTGTCACAGTTGCGTACTAACAACCAGTACTATGCCATCAAGGCGCTCAAGAAGGGCGACATTATTGCCCGGGACGAGGTCGAGTCCCTGCTCAGTGAGAAGCGCATTTTCGAGGTGGCCAATGCCATGCGTCATCCCTTCTTAGTCAACTTGTATTCGTGCTTCCAAACTGAC CAACACGTTTGTTTTGTGATGGAGTACGCCGCCGGTGGCGATCTAATGATGCACATCCATACGGATGTGTTCCTGGAGCCGCGTGCCGTCTTCTATGCCGCCTGTGTGGTCTTGGGTTTGCAGTATCTGCACGAGAACAAGATCATCTATCGGGACCTGAAGCTGGACAACTTGCTGCTGGACACGGAGGGCTATGTCAAGATCGCCGACTTTGGCCTGTGCAAAGAGGGCATGGGCTTCGGGGATCGCACTGGCACTTTCTGTGGCACGCCAGAGTTCCTGGCTCCAGAAGTGCTCACAGAGACCTCGTACACTCGGGCCGTGGATTGGTGGGGTCTGggtgttttaatttttgagaTGTTGGTTGGGGAG TCCCCGTTCCCCGGCGACGATGAAGAAGAGGTATTCGATTCAATTGTCAACGATGAGGTGCGCTATCCGCGTTTCCTTTCACTGGAGGCCATAGCCGTGATGCGTAGG CTGCTGCGCAAGAACCCCGAACGACGACTGGGATCTTCGGAACGCGATGCGGAGGATGTGAAAAAGCAGGCCTTCTTCCGATCTATTGTCTGGGATGATTTGCTGCTCCGCAAAGTCAAACCACCGTTTGTGCCCACAATT AACCATTTGGAGGATGTCTCAAACTTTGACGAGGAGTTCACGTCGGAGAAGGCCCAACTAACGCCACCGAAGGAGCCGCGCCACCTCTCCGAGGACGAGCAGGTGCTCTTCCAGGACTTTTCATACACGGCCGAATGGTGTTAG
- the Pkn gene encoding serine/threonine-protein kinase N isoform X6, translating to MSDSYYQGEYIKHPVLYELSHKYGFTENLPESCMSIRLEEIKEAIRREIRKELKIKEGAEKLREVAKDRRSLSDVAVLVKKSKSKLAELKSELQELESQILLTSANTAVNSNGQEAITASVDPNGGLLVGGAVGGLGGGNNALEGGGPATANDKVLASLEKQLQIEMKVKTGAENMIQSLGIGCDKKLLAEAHQMLADSKAKIEFLRLRIIKVKQNREQADRMKATRQMLDEHGQTVAGNSSSQPQSLETTLEERIEELRHRLRIEAAVVDGAKNVIRTLQTANRAPDKKALQEAHGRLSESSRKLDLLRYSLDLRRQELPADSPAAQLLKTELQIVQQSTSPVPVTYTSLQSSHGGLLGGKPYQSVSSLGRCASVTGKLEVRLMGCQDLLEDVPGRSRRDKDNNSSPGDLRSFVKGVTSRSSSKSYSVKDETSIEIMAVIKLDNITVGQTSWKPCSQQAWDQRFSIDLDRSRELEIGVYWRDWRSLCAVKVLRLEEFIDDVRHGMALQLEPQGLLFAEVKFLNPMISQKPKLRRQRMIFNRQQAKNISRAKQMNINVATWGRLLKRNAPNHVHMSSGGTGAPPAGASPMAASFTRDSDSPISRTPSSDALVEPEPYTPGEQAQNLEFDPDAGINEHVETPGEYPDPSASGLSGMRPLSMHMQGISVLPPDSPPVTAAGAAGRPGTLNLQMPGATKGAAIQGGRTAAPTTAPPPPPVAVKPSTTTPVLDQELQDALHEFDFLTDLDSRPATLRRLLKDQQPMTLDPEALESLLLQQQLSEQQALQERQRQEQLRLQQFQEAQRQAILQMCEKHREPEELDQDHQLPPYTLTAPPPKPPLSLRMPSSSQSQSHSHSQCPTHNPQFQLQQPQPPSKLHPAQKSTESEPPSAVEQQLHRPVLTLPPVVLLGGRTEEERSVPPSPLVEYPEDDDEYLYRDSQSSRLHSSHSSSAGDRFCVEARISLVHITLEPINASRTTSCLIEEVAEPDLQPEVKAVAESQSPHKVSEAYVESILLETVEKLESEVPVQVQVNQVIPQLGKLYVGGGQQQQQQYVQSSPIIQEPPTPTIYGNNATSGVPQFPQPSQRQEKQPQQQQPIYANQYELNVAKAAAAASVYTPGSNANSQQQQQQQQQQRRSVARGLQYRESGGIEAGRAGKAPNAGMLSMDNFRLLSVLGRGHFGKVILSQLRTNNQYYAIKALKKGDIIARDEVESLLSEKRIFEVANAMRHPFLVNLYSCFQTDQHVCFVMEYAAGGDLMMHIHTDVFLEPRAVFYAACVVLGLQYLHENKIIYRDLKLDNLLLDTEGYVKIADFGLCKEGMGFGDRTGTFCGTPEFLAPEVLTETSYTRAVDWWGLGVLIFEMLVGESPFPGDDEEEVFDSIVNDEVRYPRFLSLEAIAVMRRLLRKNPERRLGSSERDAEDVKKQAFFRSIVWDDLLLRKVKPPFVPTINHLEDVSNFDEEFTSEKAQLTPPKEPRHLSEDEQVLFQDFSYTAEWC from the exons GGCGAATACATAAAGCATCCTGTTCTGTACGAACTGAGTCACAAATATGGTTTCACAGAGAATCTGCCCGAGAGCTGTATGTCCATACGGCTGGAGGAGATCAAGGAGGCCATACGCCGCGAGATTCGCAAGGAGCTGAAGATCAAGGAGGGCGCCGAGAAGCTGCGCGAGGTGGCCAAGGACCGGCGCTCCCTCAGCGATGTGGCCGTTCTTGTCAAGAAGAGCAAAAGCAAGCTGGCCGAGCTGAAGTCCGAGTTGCAGGAGCTGGAGAGCCAAATCCTACTGACATCGGCCAACACTGCGGTGAACAGCAATGGCCAAG AAGCTATTACTGCCAGCGTTGATCCCAATGGAGGCCTCTTGGTTGGCGGCGCAGTTGGTGGACTGGGCGGCGGAAACAACGCACTGGAGGGCGGTGGCCCGGCCACTGCCAACGACAAAGTTCTGGCCTCGCTGGAGAAGCAGCTGCAGATCGAGATGAAGGTCAAGACCGGGGCGGAGAACATGATCCAGTCGCTGGGAATCGGATGCGACAAGAAGCTCCTGGCCGAGGCCCACCAGATGCTGGCCGATTCGAAGGCCAAAATCGAGTTCCTGCGACTGCGCATCATCAAGGTGAAACAGAACCGCGAACAGGCCGATCGCATGAAGGCCACGCGCCAAATGCTGGACGAACATGGCCAGACGGTGGCCGGCAATAGCAGTAGCCAGCCGCAGAGTCTGGAGACGACGCTGGAGGAGCGAATTGAGGAGCTGCGGCATCGGTTACGGATCGAGGCAGCCGTCGTGGATGGAGCCAAGAATGTGATCCGAACGCTTCAGACGGCCAACCGGGCTCCAGACAAGAAGGCGCTACAGGAG GCCCATGGACGCTTGTCGGAGTCTTCGCGAAAACTGGATCTCTTGCGCTACTCGCTGGACCTTCGCCGCCAGGAGCTGCCCGCCGACTCTCCCGCCGCCCAATTGCTGAAAACGGAGCTGCAGATCGTCCAGCAATCCACGTCCCCGGTCCCCGTCACCTACACCTCCCTGCAATCGAGTCACGGCGGTCTGCTGGGCGGCAAGCCCTACCAGTCGGTCTCGTCGCTGGGCAGGTGCGCCAGTGTCACCGGCAAGCTGGAGGTGCGTCTCATGGGCTGCCAGGATCTGCTGGAAGATGTGCCCGGACGATCGAGGAGGGACAAGGACAACAACTCCAGTCCGGGGGATCTGCGAAGCTTCGTCAAGGGCGTGACATCGCGCAGCAGTTCGAAGAGCTATTCGGTGAAGGACGAGACCTCCATCGAGATCATGGCGGTCATTAAGCTGGACAACATCACCGTGGGCCAAACATCCTGGAAGCCGTGCTCGCAGCAGGCCTGGGACCAGCGCTTCTCCATCGACCTAGACCGCTCCCGGGAACTGGAGATTGGAGTCTACTGGCGCGACTGGCGCTCCCTGTGTGCCGTGAAGGTTCTGCGCCTGGAGGAGTTCATCGACGATGTCCGTCATGGCATGGCGTTGCAACTGGAGCCGCAGGGTCTACTCTTCGCCGAGGTAAAATTCCTGAACCCGATGATATCGCAGAAGCCGAAGCTGCGGCGCCAGCGCATGATCTTCAATAGGCAGCAGGCGAAGAACATCTCCCGGGCCAAGCAGATGAACATCAATGTGGCCACCTGGGGCCGTCTGCTGAAGCGCAACGCCCCCAACCATGTACACATGAGTTCTGGGGGAACAGGAGCTCCCCCAGCCGGTGCCTCCCCCATGGCGGCCAGCTTCACCCGGGACTCGGACTCGCCGATCTCAAGGACACCGTCGTCGGATGCACTGGTCGAACCGGAGCCATATACGCCCGGCGAGCAGGCCCAGAATCTGGAATTCGATCCGGATGCTGGCATCAACGAGCACGTGGAAACTCCTGGCGAATACCCGGATCCCTCGGCCAGCGGCCTGAGTGGCATGCGTCCCCTGTCCATGCACATGCAGGGCATCAGCGTCCTCCCACCGGATTCACCGCCAGTTACCGCGGCGGGCGCTGCCGGCAGACCCGGAACGCTCAACCTACAGATGCCGGGTGCCACTAAAGGAGCGGCTATCCAGGGCGGACGCACTGCAGCCCCCACAACGGCCCCACCGCCACCACCCGTGGCGGTGAAGCCCTCCACCACGACGCCAGTGCTGGACCAGGAG CTGCAGGATGCCCTGCACGAATTTGATTTCCTCACCGACTTGGATTCGCGTCCCGCCACATTGCGTCGCCTGCTGAAGGATCAGCAGCCCATGACGCTGGATCCAGAGGCGCTGGAGAGCCTACTGTTGCAGCAACAGCTATCGGAGCAACAGGCCCTGCAGGAGCGCCAGCGGCAGGAGCAGCTGCGCCTGCAGCAGTTCCAGGAGGCCCAGCGCCAGGCGATCCTGCAGATGTGCGAGAAACATAGAGAGCCGGAGGAGCTAGATCAGGATCACCAGTTGCCGCCATACACCCTCACCGCTCCGCCACCAAAGCCGCCCCTTTCGCTACGCATGCCAAGCtcaagccaaagccaaagccatagccatagccaaTGCCCAACCCACAACCCACAATTTCAGTTGCAGCAGCCCCAGCCACCGAGCAAGCTACATCCCGCCCAGAAATCCACGGAATCCGAACCGCCATCGGCTGTGGAACAGCAGCTGCACCGACCGGTTCTCACCCTGCCACCCGTGGTCCTACTGGGCGGCAGAACGGAGGAGGAACGATCGGTGCCGCCGTCACCGCTGGTGGAATATCCCGAGGACGATGACGAGTATCTGTACAGGGATAGCCAGAGCAGCCGGCTGCATTCCAGTCACAGCTCCAGCGCCGGCGATCGTTTCTGTGTGGAG GCCCGCATTAGTCTTGTACATATCACCCTTGAACCGATCAATGCCAGCCGGACGACCAGTTGCCTGATAGAAGAGGTGGCCGAGCCGGATCTGCAGCCGGAGGTCAAGGCCGTGGCGGAGTCGCAGTCGCCACATAAAGTATCCGAGGCTTATGTTGAGAGCATTCTGCTCGAAACGGTTGAGAAGTTAGAATCAGAAGTCCCAGTCCAAGTCCAAGTGAATCAG GTAATACCGCAGCTGGGCAAGCTCTATGTAGGCGGcggccagcaacagcagcagcagtatgTGCAGTCCTCGCCCATCATCCAGGAGCCACCCACTCCGACCATTTATGGGAATAATGCCACTTCAGGTGTGCCCCAATTCCCACAGCCCTCACAGAGGCAGGAGAAGcaaccacagcagcagcaacccaTCTATGCCAATCAGTACGAGTTGAATGTGGCCAAGGCGGCGGCAGCCGCTTCCGTTTACACCCCCGGCTCCAATGCCAACagtcagcaacagcaacagcagcaacaacagcagcgcCGTAGTGTTGCCCGTGGCCTGCAGTATCGCGAATCCGGCGGAATCGAGGCCGGACGCGCCGGTAAGGCTCCCAATGCCGGCATGCTGTCGATGGACAACTTCCGCCTGCTGAGTGTTTTGGGTCGTGGCCACTTCGGCAAGGTTATACTGTCACAGTTGCGTACTAACAACCAGTACTATGCCATCAAGGCGCTCAAGAAGGGCGACATTATTGCCCGGGACGAGGTCGAGTCCCTGCTCAGTGAGAAGCGCATTTTCGAGGTGGCCAATGCCATGCGTCATCCCTTCTTAGTCAACTTGTATTCGTGCTTCCAAACTGAC CAACACGTTTGTTTTGTGATGGAGTACGCCGCCGGTGGCGATCTAATGATGCACATCCATACGGATGTGTTCCTGGAGCCGCGTGCCGTCTTCTATGCCGCCTGTGTGGTCTTGGGTTTGCAGTATCTGCACGAGAACAAGATCATCTATCGGGACCTGAAGCTGGACAACTTGCTGCTGGACACGGAGGGCTATGTCAAGATCGCCGACTTTGGCCTGTGCAAAGAGGGCATGGGCTTCGGGGATCGCACTGGCACTTTCTGTGGCACGCCAGAGTTCCTGGCTCCAGAAGTGCTCACAGAGACCTCGTACACTCGGGCCGTGGATTGGTGGGGTCTGggtgttttaatttttgagaTGTTGGTTGGGGAG TCCCCGTTCCCCGGCGACGATGAAGAAGAGGTATTCGATTCAATTGTCAACGATGAGGTGCGCTATCCGCGTTTCCTTTCACTGGAGGCCATAGCCGTGATGCGTAGG CTGCTGCGCAAGAACCCCGAACGACGACTGGGATCTTCGGAACGCGATGCGGAGGATGTGAAAAAGCAGGCCTTCTTCCGATCTATTGTCTGGGATGATTTGCTGCTCCGCAAAGTCAAACCACCGTTTGTGCCCACAATT AACCATTTGGAGGATGTCTCAAACTTTGACGAGGAGTTCACGTCGGAGAAGGCCCAACTAACGCCACCGAAGGAGCCGCGCCACCTCTCCGAGGACGAGCAGGTGCTCTTCCAGGACTTTTCATACACGGCCGAATGGTGTTAG